Genomic DNA from Marinobacter sp. LV10MA510-1:
TCGATGAAGATACAACTGAAAACAATGGCTCTGATATTGGCAATGGCGCCGGCCATGGTGAATTCAGCGGCGGTATACAAGTGTACCGATGCAGACGGCGTTACCCACTTTGGCGATCGCCAGCCCATCGGCACAGCAGCAGGTGAATGAGCTGGAACAGCGACAACAAGCCGCCAGCGAAGAATCACGGGTAGCCGACGCTGCGGCTACCCGTCAGGCGCTACGGCAAACCAACTGCGACGCGGCACGACAGAATCTTGAAATAATCAGCAACAACGCCCGCATCCGAGTCAGCGAAGATGGCGAGCAACGATTCCTCACTCCAGACGAGATCTCACTGCAAAAACAGAAGTACGAGGAAATCGTTGAACAAAACTGCGGCGCTGAAAAAACACCCTGAACCCACCCGTGGCGGGCAGGTTCCGGAGTCTGTCAGGCTTTGCTAAACACCAGTGCGCCCTCTTCAACACGGGCGTGAATGGTATCCCCCGGGCCAAAGCTGCCTTGCAGCAACTGTTGCGCCAAGGGGTTTTCGATCATCCGCTGAATCGCCCGTTTGAGCGGCCTTGCGCCATAAACCGGGTCGTAGCCGACATTGGCAAGCAACTCCATCGCGCTTTCGTCCAATTCCAGGCCAATGTCCTGCTGCTGCAAGCGCTTGCCGAGAATCTCTATCTGCACTTTGGCGATGCCGCGGATCTGGTTTGCTGCCAGCGGGTGAAACACCACCACTTCGTCTACCCGATTTATAAACTCGGGGCGGAAGTGGGTGCCAACTTCGTCCATCACCAGGGCTTTCATGGCGTCGTAGTTTTCTTCGCCAGCGTATTGCTGGATGATTCCAGAGCCCAGGTTAGACGTCATCACTATCACCGTGTTGCGGAAATCCACGGTGCGGCCCTGGCCGTCAGTCAGGCGGCCATCGTCAAGAACCTGCAGCAGAATGTTGAACACGTCCGGGTGTGCTTTTTCTACTTCGTCCAGCAACAGCACCGAATAAGGTCGCCGGCGTACGGCTTCGGTCAGGTAACCACCCTCTTCGTAACCCACATAACCCGGGGGCGCACCGATCAGCCGCGCTACGGAGTGTTTCTCCATAAACTCCGACATATCAATGCGTACCATGGCGTCGTCGGTATCAAACAGGAAGGATGCCAATGCCTTACACAATTCGGTTTTGCCCACACCGGTGGGGCCGAGGAATAAGAAGGAGCCGTTGGGACGATTGGGGTCCGACAGCCCGGCGCGGGAACGGCGCACAGCGTTAGCCACCGCTTCCACCGCCTCGTTTTGTCCGATTACCCGCTTGTGCAGGACCTCTTCCATCCGCATCAATTTGTCGCGCTCGCCCTCGAGCATTTTCGACACCGGAATGCCGGTCCACTTGGACACAATTTCAGCAATTTCTTCTTCAGTAACCCGGTTGCGCAGCAGAGTCATTTCCATCATCTCGGCCTGGCTTGCCATATCCAGCTGGCGCTCAAGCTCCGGAATGCGGCCGTACTGCAA
This window encodes:
- a CDS encoding DUF4124 domain-containing protein; this translates as MKIQLKTMALILAMAPAMVNSAAVYKCTDADGVTHFGDRQPIGTAAGE